TTTTTAATGATGAAGAAAATTCTTTTGATTTTGTAATTGACAGCTTAATGAAAGCTTGTGATTACAGCGACTCCCAAGCCGAACAACTCACTATACTTGCACATTACAAAGGAGAAGTTGCAATAAAAGAAGGCAACACTAATGAATTACTAAAAATTCAAAACGAACTACAAGAATTAGGTTTGAATGTGAAATTGAATT
This Bacteroidota bacterium DNA region includes the following protein-coding sequences:
- a CDS encoding ATP-dependent Clp protease adaptor ClpS yields the protein MTKNKNEFNPNPQNENNITKKLVLFNDEENSFDFVIDSLMKACDYSDSQAEQLTILAHYKGEVAIKEGNTNELLKIQNELQELGLNVKLN